A region from the Papaver somniferum cultivar HN1 unplaced genomic scaffold, ASM357369v1 unplaced-scaffold_125, whole genome shotgun sequence genome encodes:
- the LOC113331488 gene encoding phosphopantothenoylcysteine decarboxylase subunit VHS3-like: MDCWGIEVMPEISHMVSLAKEQTIHISQILSCLSSRSETIHFTGYKYTLPEKVYTPPHDDEEEDSDGDTVGDESHKPTFNDAAAGDDSDGDDFDFSVRDDYDAAAFDGEEEFDGNDDDDDASGGPDDFDD; this comes from the exons ATGGATTGTTGGG GTATTGAAGTCATGCCTGAAATTAGCCATATGGTTTCTCTTGCTAAAGAACAAACCATCCACATTTCACAG ATTTTGAGCTGTCTCAGCTCGAGGAGTGAAACCATCCACTTCACTGGATATAAGTATACCCTACCAGAAAAAGTTTATACACCAccacatgatgatgaagaagaagatagtgATGGTGATACTGTTGGTGATGAATCACATAAGCCAACATTTAATGATGCTGCTGCTGGCGATGACAGtgatggtgatgattttgattttagtgttCGCGACGATTATGATGCTGCTGCttttgatggtgaagaagaatttgatggtaatgatgatgatgatgatgcttctGGTGGTCCCGATGATTTTGATGATTGA
- the LOC113331258 gene encoding uncharacterized protein LOC113331258 yields MVQGPNVITNEVNGERGNIWVFWRKSPERPNVLSSSKQDITLDFSGDYITGVHASSDAVARRSLWSQLWLGFIYIPWLMLGDFNCVMHLDEKKGGRPIKEIYMNEFRSWISDNGLVEAYVIGKKYTWTNCRSGIHRIVSKHDRAVINDAWYDKYANWRCKALPRVCSDHFPLFGFAFDSPRPNRAPFRIHKMCLSHPSFLDFIKKNWSGRLDGAPPFVFTSKLKRLKEALKVSDAIKVVNEDEIKDYIIDHYRAKFNGGGVHIDPKLFEYEHESISAAKSAFMDAIPSLDEVKEAFFDLGADSASGPDGFTGLALLKRVLMILRPRKGVFSVKSVKAAIRAPAEVSPTAALFTRSVVHPTLSVQYWKLFNKQCCATEDNIIKNTDLVASYKVAKGRSRMIKDLWLVANLAIVTELWKLRNKAYYADMYVRRLEFKGRVHQSEAQILQALYSN; encoded by the exons atggtgcaagggccaa atgttattactaATGAGGTGAATGGTGAGAGAGGTAAcatttgggtcttttggaggaaATCTCCGGAAAGGCCGAATGTTCTATCCTCTTCAAAACAAGatatcactttggatttttctggtgATTATATCACGGGTGTGCATGCTTCTTCTGACGCGGTGGCAAGGAGATCTCTTTGGAGTCAACTGTGGTTGGGATTTATTTATATTCCGTGGTTGAtgttgggtgattttaattgtgttatGCACTTGGATGAAAAGAAGGGTGGAAGGCCGATTAAAGAAATTTATATGAATGAATTTCGAAGTTGgatctctgacaatggtttggtggaagcaTATGTTATTGGGAAGAAATATACTTGGACTAATTGTCGGAGTGGTATACATAGAATCgtttctaaacatgatagggCTGTTATTAATGATGCTTGGTATGATAAGTATGCTAATTGGAGATGCAAAGCTTTGCCAAGAGTTTGCTCTGATCATTTCCCTCtgtttggttttgcttttgacaGTCCAAGGCCAAATAGGGCTCCTTTTAGAATTCATAAAATGTGTCTTTCTCATCCATCTTTTTTggattttataaagaaaaattgGAGTGGTAGGCTGGATGGTGCGCCCCCTTTTGTATTCACGTCTAAGTTAAAGAGACTGAAGGAAGCCTTGAAG GTTTCCGATGCTATAAAGGTTGTTAATGAG gatgaaataaagGATTACATTATTGATCACTACCGTGCAAAATTCAATGGTGGAGGTGTGCATATTGATCCAAAGTTGTTTGAATATGAGCATGAAAGCATCTCAGCTGCAAAAAGTGCTTTTATGGATGCTATTCCGTCTTTGGATGAAGTTAAGGAAGCATTTTTCGATTTGGGCGCAGACTCTGCATctggccctgatggatttacag GCTTGGCATTACTAAAAAgggtcctaatgattttaaggccaag aAAGGGCGTTTTCTCTGTCAAGTCGGTTAAGGCTGCCATCAGGGCACCTGCGGAAGTTTCGCCAACTGCGGCTCTTTTTACTAGAAGTGTTGTGCATCCTACCTTAAGTGTACAGTACTGGAAGTTATTTAATAAACAATGTTGCGCTACTGAAGATAACATCATTAAGAATACAG ATCTTGTGGCCTCTTACAAGGTTGCAAAAGGGCGTAGTAGGATGATAaaggatctgtggcttgttgcaaatcttgcaatagttacggaatTATGGAAGCTGCGGAATAAGGCTTATTATGCGGACATGTATGTTCGACGGCTTGAATTTAAGGGAcgggttcatcag agtgaagcaCAGATATTGCAAGCACTCTAttccaattga